One Anaerohalosphaeraceae bacterium DNA window includes the following coding sequences:
- a CDS encoding PEP-CTERM sorting domain-containing protein (PEP-CTERM proteins occur, often in large numbers, in the proteomes of bacteria that also encode an exosortase, a predicted intramembrane cysteine proteinase. The presence of a PEP-CTERM domain at a protein's C-terminus predicts cleavage within the sorting domain, followed by covalent anchoring to some some component of the (usually Gram-negative) cell surface. Many PEP-CTERM proteins exhibit an unusual sequence composition that includes large numbers of potential glycosylation sites. Expression of one such protein has been shown restore the ability of a bacterium to form floc, a type of biofilm.), whose translation MKKLMMVLLLVLSVSAFAGYTYTISEGMEFTDMTLKGTQSLLMTGGYGVNITLWDTTVMDYYGGEVEAVRMYDSAVLNMSGGAIDTGLYPSGHNVVNISAGYVKLLYVNGYTDATLTGGIIDSVTVGFNVSDVQITFVCDLDSLVYSYNSAGVLVGVLGNWLDGTGFNIEIQNRGYSPTSDYIKFIPEPASLFIVGLGGLWIWKKK comes from the coding sequence ATGAAAAAGTTGATGATGGTGTTATTGTTGGTCTTGTCTGTATCGGCTTTTGCAGGCTATACCTACACAATCTCAGAAGGAATGGAATTTACAGATATGACATTAAAGGGGACGCAATCCCTTTTGATGACAGGAGGATATGGGGTTAATATTACTCTATGGGATACAACTGTCATGGACTATTATGGCGGTGAAGTAGAGGCTGTCCGAATGTATGATTCTGCTGTATTAAACATGTCAGGCGGAGCAATTGATACAGGCTTATATCCTTCAGGGCATAATGTTGTTAATATCTCCGCAGGTTATGTTAAGTTGTTATATGTAAACGGATATACAGATGCCACATTAACAGGGGGCATTATTGATAGTGTTACAGTAGGTTTTAATGTTTCTGACGTTCAGATCACATTTGTTTGTGATTTAGACAGTTTGGTCTATTCCTATAACAGCGCTGGTGTATTAGTAGGTGTTTTGGGCAATTGGCTGGACGGTACAGGATTTAACATTGAGATTCAAAACCGTGGTTATTCTCCGACCAGTGATTACATTAAATTTATTCCCGAACCTGCGTCCTTGTTTATAGTAGGACTTGGCGGATTGTGGATTTGGAAAAAGAAGTAA
- a CDS encoding response regulator codes for MEKEDKTNLVPSASQANASAQTAPNKENFSAGLIDNLAYQIRTLSNAIIGFSNLLAAEDLTDTQREYVAEIHRAGKGLSCIVNDVVDLAHLERGNLKPNFAECDLADLLEEIESILSRAAVSKGLSFAVTVEENVPAFLRTDRARLKRCLLNLAGNAIQFTQQGTIELRVRMASLGSQSAICFDLIDTGLTISTEHLSELFEPVRQKESIHSGIPAGLHLGVQGCGLLPLTRQLVHLLNGQIEVTSKPGAGSIFSILLPAEPAVLKSGMLFFPPRSTGYGRDKETFENKQCIGRVLLVEDEESNRTVLTLMLENLGLEVAAVNSGQAAVDAACRNSFDVILMDIQLPDISGLQVARHLRDKGLRTPIIALSAGTVAEDRNHQIEELFDAFLAKPVDSPQLAEVLQPLLPTVQKSKANYSGQHIQFQKTK; via the coding sequence ATGGAAAAAGAAGATAAAACAAATCTCGTTCCATCCGCTTCTCAGGCCAACGCCTCGGCACAAACGGCGCCGAACAAGGAGAATTTCTCCGCCGGCTTAATCGATAATCTGGCCTACCAAATCCGCACCTTATCCAACGCCATCATCGGCTTCAGCAATCTGCTGGCCGCTGAAGATTTAACCGATACGCAGCGGGAGTATGTCGCCGAAATCCACCGGGCCGGGAAGGGCCTTTCATGCATCGTCAACGATGTCGTGGATTTGGCACATCTGGAACGAGGCAACCTGAAACCGAACTTTGCCGAATGCGATCTGGCTGACCTGCTGGAGGAAATCGAAAGCATTCTCAGCCGAGCCGCCGTCAGCAAAGGATTGTCCTTTGCCGTCACCGTCGAAGAAAATGTGCCGGCGTTCCTGCGGACCGACCGAGCGCGTCTGAAACGGTGTCTGCTGAATCTGGCCGGCAACGCCATCCAATTTACCCAGCAGGGAACCATCGAACTTCGGGTGCGGATGGCTTCGCTCGGCTCTCAATCCGCCATTTGCTTTGACCTGATCGATACCGGTCTGACCATCTCCACAGAGCATTTGTCTGAACTTTTTGAACCGGTTCGTCAGAAGGAATCGATTCACAGCGGAATACCGGCAGGCCTTCATCTGGGCGTGCAGGGCTGCGGACTGCTGCCCCTGACCCGCCAATTGGTGCATCTGCTGAACGGACAAATCGAAGTGACGTCCAAACCGGGGGCGGGCTCAATTTTCTCGATCCTGCTTCCGGCGGAGCCGGCCGTTCTGAAATCCGGAATGCTTTTCTTCCCGCCTCGTTCGACGGGATACGGAAGAGACAAAGAAACATTCGAAAACAAACAATGCATCGGACGGGTTCTGCTGGTCGAGGATGAAGAGTCCAACCGAACCGTCCTGACCCTGATGCTCGAGAATCTCGGTTTGGAAGTTGCCGCGGTCAACAGCGGACAGGCTGCCGTTGATGCGGCCTGCCGAAACAGCTTTGACGTCATTCTGATGGACATCCAGCTGCCGGACATCAGCGGGCTTCAGGTTGCCAGGCACCTGCGGGATAAGGGGCTCCGAACCCCCATCATCGCCCTCTCGGCAGGAACGGTCGCGGAAGACCGGAACCATCAGATTGAGGAACTCTTCGACGCCTTTCTGGCCAAACCGGTGGATAGTCCTCAGCTGGCTGAAGTCCTCCAGCCGCTGCTGCCGACCGTTCAGAAATCCAAAGCAAACTATTCCGGACAACATATCCAATTTCAGAAAACAAAATGA
- a CDS encoding PEP-CTERM sorting domain-containing protein, which yields MKRFVLIMSLAMSISAFAGYTYTITDGMDFGGLTLTGTQSLLMTGGGGDSLSLLGSSSAVIQGTAPYDQTVYPSGGIRDLSVGGYAHLDFSGGEVYEISIGSYATAVLSGGTIQRLKTSQLVGLQVDPYIEIICKDWDYNTVTKMLTGIWANDTTFAIQLVDVANYTPTIDDITFTIIPEPATMLLLGAGGLFLRRKQK from the coding sequence ATGAAACGGTTTGTGTTGATTATGTCATTGGCAATGTCGATATCGGCTTTTGCGGGTTATACCTATACTATTACGGATGGGATGGATTTTGGCGGATTAACACTGACTGGTACTCAATCCCTTTTGATGACGGGAGGCGGGGGAGATTCATTAAGTTTATTAGGATCGAGTTCTGCGGTCATTCAGGGGACAGCTCCTTATGATCAGACAGTATATCCTAGTGGTGGAATTCGTGACTTAAGTGTTGGTGGTTATGCTCACCTTGATTTTTCTGGCGGAGAGGTCTATGAAATTAGTATTGGTTCTTATGCTACTGCGGTATTAAGCGGAGGAACCATTCAACGATTGAAGACTTCGCAACTCGTAGGTTTACAGGTTGATCCATACATTGAAATAATCTGCAAAGATTGGGATTACAATACAGTAACAAAAATGCTTACGGGCATTTGGGCGAATGATACAACATTTGCTATTCAACTTGTTGATGTTGCAAACTATACTCCGACTATTGACGATATTACTTTTACTATTATCCCCGAACCAGCGACAATGCTGTTGTTAGGGGCAGGCGGATTATTCCTGCGACGTAAACAAAAATAA
- a CDS encoding VTC domain-containing protein translates to MKGFLDFFRRPAEQTSELDGWRMERKFFIPQEKIEWAAGLLRHCCPPDRLYPKGVIHSLYFDTEDLEDYEDSQQGSRHRKKIRIRWYEPLPQEGDTAVFAEVKIKNGFAGQKKRQIFSVPAETLRGERWKKGILPAPVLLNTLAQFGVFPTERLLPVIRISYHRLRFTDLMTGARVSLDWRIESAPADSVWSGSEETLRMEGAVVEVKGRSAELSEPLRSLNLLETDWTRCSKYACCLAAHLEEPGSFGQTMLSGRASRNDFE, encoded by the coding sequence ATGAAAGGATTCCTGGACTTTTTCAGAAGGCCGGCCGAGCAGACAAGCGAATTGGACGGCTGGCGGATGGAACGAAAATTTTTCATCCCGCAGGAGAAAATCGAGTGGGCGGCAGGCCTGCTGCGGCATTGCTGTCCGCCGGATCGGCTGTATCCGAAGGGGGTGATTCATTCCCTCTATTTCGATACGGAGGACTTGGAGGATTATGAGGATTCGCAGCAGGGCAGCCGGCATCGGAAGAAAATCCGCATCCGCTGGTATGAGCCGCTGCCGCAGGAGGGCGATACAGCGGTTTTTGCGGAGGTAAAAATCAAAAACGGTTTTGCCGGACAAAAGAAGCGGCAGATTTTTTCCGTACCGGCCGAGACGCTTCGAGGGGAACGATGGAAAAAAGGAATCCTGCCGGCTCCGGTCCTGCTGAATACGCTGGCTCAATTCGGCGTCTTTCCGACGGAACGGCTGCTGCCGGTTATCCGGATTTCCTACCATCGGCTTCGGTTCACCGACCTGATGACCGGAGCTCGCGTCTCGCTGGATTGGCGGATTGAGTCCGCGCCGGCCGATTCGGTTTGGTCGGGCTCGGAAGAGACGCTTCGAATGGAAGGGGCGGTTGTGGAAGTCAAGGGGCGTTCGGCGGAACTGAGTGAACCGCTGCGGTCTTTGAATCTGCTGGAGACGGACTGGACACGCTGTTCGAAATACGCCTGCTGTCTGGCGGCTCACTTGGAAGAACCGGGCTCGTTCGGACAAACGATGCTGTCCGGGCGCGCTTCGCGGAATGATTTTGAATGA
- a CDS encoding DUF4956 domain-containing protein, whose protein sequence is MMMPAAQLKFQSLDLTVSDLWIPMAASIAASVAVYWMYHLFYGSRTIGAGVDRAFLLGGPAITALFLGIQSSIPLSLGLLGALSFVRFRTPVKDSAEIGFLLLLIASSIGIATGTYAIVIVLFVAAFLTLTAQALLRRQFCLRRFSHLLLSMDREAFDRLQQPLEAFLRGQVDNLHLKTLSVMDGRVSLQYQFRKRADFDRVGFVRQLSGLAAGTPVEIFLGGA, encoded by the coding sequence ATGATGATGCCGGCAGCTCAACTGAAGTTTCAATCGCTGGATTTGACGGTTTCGGATTTGTGGATTCCGATGGCTGCATCGATTGCGGCCTCCGTGGCGGTGTACTGGATGTATCATTTGTTTTACGGCTCGCGGACGATTGGGGCGGGCGTGGACCGGGCGTTTCTGCTCGGAGGGCCCGCGATTACCGCGCTGTTTCTGGGGATACAAAGTTCCATTCCGCTGTCGCTGGGACTGCTGGGGGCGCTGTCCTTTGTGCGGTTTCGCACGCCCGTGAAGGATTCGGCGGAAATCGGCTTTCTGCTGCTGCTGATTGCCTCGTCGATTGGGATTGCCACCGGCACCTATGCAATTGTGATTGTGCTGTTTGTTGCGGCGTTTCTGACGCTGACGGCGCAGGCGCTGCTGCGGCGGCAGTTTTGCCTGCGGCGGTTCAGCCATCTGCTCCTGTCGATGGACAGGGAGGCCTTTGACCGGCTCCAGCAGCCGCTGGAGGCGTTCCTCCGCGGGCAGGTGGACAACCTGCACTTGAAAACGCTTTCAGTGATGGACGGGCGGGTATCGCTGCAGTATCAGTTCCGAAAGCGGGCGGATTTTGACCGCGTCGGCTTTGTGCGGCAATTGAGCGGCCTCGCCGCCGGCACCCCTGTCGAAATCTTTCTGGGCGGTGCGTAA
- a CDS encoding right-handed parallel beta-helix repeat-containing protein translates to MATAVGTQLRKNGFYFVFIVLCIFTVQSLCWGEDDNLNNSDPNTLMAPAMAGSNQLPATNIDPNAYHFLIYNPRGSEANIKNVMDKWGWSYTERNSDSGNNVTLADLQNHDILIVGWNAGGNTSGLSRDILAEGITGRVILSGHDADYHTNANLDAAETFLIQAIEFVLDGGGTGLITLGDTDSPPFSYLPTGWGVIPQSGGSQIVKTFTDEGLSSGVYDNLIPDDMCNWGTSYHDTFTLQDEIFVPFELGGESGKDIITVARMNKYGLRLTKTDNLDPNVTPCVNLHDTFTYTILWNNTGSQTVPNVSLIDYLPKGVDFVGFTGSSASQPPAAPPADPNFVLSITDANGLDDITLPVGQSIRLYVAKETANTNIYAFSLEVNSSDPNLGWIDNTEYDPNNPGTAEIMATPRDTSFDYYGPGYTQQEGIQFSAVSFGNAMQDGNLASFLYTAIQPGYVTLTLINYATNPATLENIIIRQTDPNDPNYVPSEPNSINEPSVYPASSPTGSYDPLTHTITWMLGNISPGSSGSVSFQVSVNTASEPGGVLRNKAVLSNSEGNLAVAIERTNVCCWDNGGIIYVNRNATGSNAGTSWENAYVDLQDAIARINKCGGGQIWVAGAIYSPGNATTDTFTIPAGVSVYGGFAGNETSIDQRDIEAYPTILSGYINSTLQNDTIVTMGNNSLIDGFIVKEASNQGYGILGQSVDFAVFNCSIEDNQKYGIRAENSNVTIKWCVIQKNEADGIYHFGNNAKTLTVENCRVSENGQHGIYARLSIPVIRNSQISLNGTENSASYGLYLFYPRSGYAIYNNTIVYNANYGVYAVDPNAVVDIRNCVLWGNKLSSGEDQMTGSVTAHYSCVYDPNYPNQTTPDSNGNISCNPQFAYDGDPNVVIYHLLPTSPCIDRGDPATSCADQNDLDGQTRLMGNYVDMGADEIDPDCSDVYNAYDWNADGLVNMYEFNGFSQNWLAHDPNDPAVLDPNNPVNDPNSPYYIDPNRCENWYSSAYRYNLSTAGDSIYSIDVADLMVLVEDAPWLWVACWRTDIREYQEQLANQQSMMMSSASLESQVSSELYETKSVSSAGTISALSATQSPEEESSVEEFDPVAEREQIASLLKDIEVFIDAGGEDAQTWQEIKDLLEQSLTELEDMTIKTTEF, encoded by the coding sequence ATGGCTACGGCAGTAGGGACGCAACTGAGGAAAAACGGATTTTATTTTGTATTTATTGTTCTTTGCATATTTACCGTCCAATCTCTTTGTTGGGGGGAAGATGACAATCTAAATAATTCTGATCCTAATACGCTAATGGCTCCTGCAATGGCAGGGAGCAACCAATTACCGGCAACAAATATTGATCCAAATGCATATCATTTTTTAATCTACAATCCTCGTGGTAGTGAAGCAAATATAAAAAATGTAATGGACAAATGGGGCTGGTCTTATACGGAACGTAATTCTGATTCTGGAAATAATGTTACACTTGCTGACCTGCAAAACCATGATATTCTGATTGTTGGCTGGAATGCAGGTGGAAATACATCGGGGCTGAGTAGAGATATTTTAGCTGAAGGGATAACAGGAAGAGTTATTTTAAGTGGTCACGATGCAGATTATCATACCAATGCGAATTTGGATGCTGCTGAGACTTTTTTAATTCAGGCGATTGAATTTGTTTTGGATGGTGGCGGGACAGGGTTGATTACACTGGGGGATACCGATTCGCCTCCATTTTCTTATTTGCCTACAGGGTGGGGAGTAATTCCTCAATCGGGTGGTAGTCAGATAGTTAAGACATTTACCGACGAAGGACTATCCAGTGGCGTTTATGATAACCTCATACCGGATGACATGTGCAACTGGGGAACATCTTACCATGACACATTTACTTTGCAGGATGAAATATTTGTGCCATTTGAATTAGGCGGGGAAAGCGGCAAAGACATTATTACCGTTGCCCGGATGAACAAATACGGGCTTAGATTGACCAAGACGGATAATCTCGATCCAAACGTGACACCCTGTGTCAATTTGCATGATACTTTTACCTATACGATTTTATGGAACAATACCGGTAGTCAAACGGTTCCTAATGTTTCACTAATTGATTATCTTCCCAAAGGCGTTGATTTTGTAGGTTTTACCGGGTCAAGTGCCTCTCAGCCCCCCGCAGCACCTCCGGCGGATCCCAATTTCGTCCTTAGTATTACGGATGCTAATGGACTTGATGATATTACACTGCCTGTCGGTCAGAGTATCCGGCTGTATGTAGCAAAAGAAACTGCAAACACAAATATTTACGCTTTCAGTCTGGAAGTGAACTCATCCGATCCTAACCTGGGCTGGATTGATAATACGGAATACGACCCCAATAATCCGGGAACTGCTGAAATTATGGCTACTCCGAGAGATACTTCATTTGATTATTATGGTCCCGGATATACCCAGCAGGAAGGAATACAATTCAGTGCAGTTAGCTTTGGAAATGCGATGCAGGACGGTAATTTGGCAAGTTTCCTCTATACTGCAATACAGCCGGGATATGTAACATTGACTTTAATTAATTACGCTACGAATCCGGCCACACTGGAAAATATTATTATCCGCCAGACCGATCCGAATGACCCCAATTATGTCCCCAGTGAACCCAATTCAATTAATGAGCCGTCGGTGTATCCTGCTTCCTCTCCAACAGGTTCTTATGACCCGTTGACCCATACGATTACATGGATGTTGGGCAATATCTCGCCGGGCAGCAGCGGCAGCGTGAGTTTTCAAGTCTCTGTCAATACGGCTTCCGAACCGGGAGGAGTATTGCGTAATAAGGCTGTCTTAAGCAACAGCGAAGGGAATCTGGCCGTAGCAATAGAAAGAACCAATGTCTGCTGCTGGGATAACGGGGGAATTATTTACGTGAATCGTAATGCGACAGGCTCTAATGCAGGAACAAGTTGGGAAAATGCTTATGTGGATTTGCAGGACGCGATAGCCCGTATCAATAAATGCGGCGGCGGCCAGATTTGGGTAGCCGGTGCAATTTATAGTCCGGGAAATGCGACCACCGATACCTTTACCATTCCGGCTGGTGTTTCTGTTTATGGCGGTTTTGCTGGCAATGAAACCTCTATTGACCAGCGGGATATTGAAGCATATCCGACAATCCTGTCTGGGTATATTAATTCCACTTTACAAAATGATACGATTGTTACGATGGGTAATAATTCTCTGATTGATGGATTCATTGTGAAAGAGGCAAGTAATCAGGGATATGGAATTCTCGGACAGAGCGTCGATTTTGCAGTTTTTAATTGTTCCATTGAAGACAATCAAAAATATGGTATCCGTGCAGAAAATAGTAATGTAACAATAAAGTGGTGTGTCATCCAAAAAAACGAAGCTGACGGGATATATCATTTTGGCAACAACGCAAAAACTCTTACGGTTGAAAATTGCCGAGTTTCAGAGAATGGTCAACATGGTATTTACGCCAGACTTTCAATTCCTGTTATCCGCAACAGTCAGATTAGTTTGAATGGAACAGAAAATTCTGCTTCTTATGGTTTGTACCTGTTTTATCCACGGTCAGGTTATGCAATTTATAACAACACCATAGTTTATAACGCCAATTATGGTGTGTATGCGGTTGACCCCAATGCCGTCGTTGATATTCGCAACTGTGTCTTATGGGGCAACAAATTATCTTCCGGCGAAGACCAAATGACCGGCAGTGTCACGGCCCACTATAGTTGTGTTTATGACCCCAATTATCCCAATCAGACAACACCGGACAGTAACGGAAATATCAGCTGCAATCCGCAGTTTGCTTATGACGGCGACCCCAATGTGGTGATTTATCATTTACTCCCTACGTCGCCGTGTATTGACAGAGGCGACCCGGCAACATCGTGTGCAGACCAGAATGACCTTGATGGCCAAACTCGTCTGATGGGCAATTATGTGGATATGGGAGCCGATGAAATCGACCCCGATTGCAGTGATGTATATAATGCGTATGACTGGAATGCTGATGGGCTGGTCAATATGTATGAGTTTAACGGTTTTTCTCAAAATTGGCTGGCTCACGATCCAAATGATCCGGCGGTACTTGATCCAAACAATCCAGTGAACGACCCGAACAGTCCCTATTATATCGACCCGAACCGATGCGAAAACTGGTATTCCTCGGCATATCGGTACAATCTATCGACTGCCGGCGATAGTATTTACTCCATTGACGTTGCCGACCTGATGGTATTGGTGGAAGATGCACCGTGGCTGTGGGTGGCCTGCTGGCGAACGGATATTCGGGAATATCAGGAGCAGCTTGCAAATCAGCAGAGTATGATGATGTCATCTGCCTCCTTGGAATCTCAAGTGTCTTCTGAATTGTATGAAACGAAATCTGTATCATCGGCAGGGACAATCTCTGCGTTAAGTGCGACTCAGTCCCCAGAAGAAGAATCTTCTGTTGAAGAATTTGACCCTGTGGCGGAGCGTGAACAGATTGCATCTCTATTAAAAGATATTGAAGTCTTTATTGATGCCGGGGGAGAAGATGCCCAGACTTGGCAGGAAATCAAAGACCTTTTGGAACAAAGCCTTACAGAATTGGAAGACATGACAATTAAGACGACGGAGTTTTAA
- a CDS encoding CotH kinase family protein, producing the protein MAEKDWKWLLANPMSEKYVRADFWFDGRKFSNVAVRPKGNSSLMSVAASGSKRLSLKIDFNFFNSAQTFYGVKKLCLNNGFSDPTFIREVLSYEIFREMGVPTPRCAFADVYVNNEHLGLYTQVEAIDKTFLARYFDNPHGNLYKPEIGAALLNWTKEDVEKQTQNPVFASRENLNDPLSVRLGGRRLSDLLELLERENTPLEELLSRQAAGPFGGPFGRGFGGPGPGVGFGPNPGPGFPPNPGNRPAGGFDDPPPAGFVPDPNRPFPPGNVPAPAGPFGPPPGGLGGPPGAVRADPNNPMRPPMGPPGVFPQGPGMAPQFAAGRPGGRFDPNAPPMGFGRRGERGFGGPQGQGRPGPGGGPGFRGGNLLDAVGLKTNENKADHTALFRLLEVLNKCPDETFPQEIEKVLDVDQVLRYLAVSVMIVHLDNYIGMGHNYYLYETNGRFTILPWDLNMAFGTFGMGLARDAADFYIDEPVTNSFESRPLVYRLLSYPPYRERYHQYLKDLLDGPFAEGVLEERIDKLAALVRPYVQKDELKFFTLEDFEKGLNEGSAFGGGWMRPQAGNPNPSGPMGPQGGQPAPAERANRGGRFGFGQRGPGFGGPPGMQAPGLKSFIAKRRLSVRRQLSGEIPSRPTEEERQQMMPRFPGMPPMQEGNR; encoded by the coding sequence ATGGCCGAGAAGGATTGGAAGTGGCTTTTGGCCAATCCGATGTCCGAAAAATATGTTCGGGCGGACTTTTGGTTTGATGGCCGAAAGTTTTCAAATGTAGCGGTTCGCCCAAAAGGCAATTCTTCTCTGATGTCAGTGGCGGCAAGCGGTTCCAAGCGGTTAAGTCTGAAGATTGATTTTAATTTTTTTAACAGTGCCCAGACTTTCTATGGAGTCAAAAAGCTGTGCCTGAACAACGGGTTTTCAGACCCGACCTTTATTCGGGAAGTGCTCAGTTATGAAATCTTCCGGGAGATGGGAGTGCCGACGCCGCGATGTGCCTTTGCTGATGTGTATGTAAATAATGAGCACCTCGGGCTTTATACGCAGGTGGAGGCGATTGATAAGACCTTTCTGGCTCGATATTTCGACAATCCGCATGGCAATCTGTACAAGCCGGAAATCGGGGCGGCTTTGTTGAACTGGACCAAGGAAGATGTAGAAAAACAGACGCAAAATCCGGTTTTTGCCTCGCGGGAAAATCTCAATGACCCGCTGTCTGTTCGCTTGGGCGGACGACGGCTCAGCGACCTTCTCGAACTGCTCGAGCGGGAGAATACCCCGCTGGAGGAGCTGCTCAGCCGACAGGCCGCCGGGCCGTTTGGCGGTCCTTTTGGAAGGGGGTTCGGCGGGCCGGGACCCGGCGTCGGATTCGGCCCCAACCCGGGCCCGGGTTTTCCTCCCAATCCGGGGAATCGGCCGGCCGGCGGTTTTGACGACCCTCCGCCGGCGGGATTTGTTCCCGACCCAAATCGTCCATTTCCTCCGGGGAATGTGCCGGCACCTGCCGGGCCCTTTGGTCCGCCTCCGGGCGGTTTAGGGGGGCCGCCCGGTGCAGTCAGAGCGGACCCGAATAATCCAATGAGACCCCCGATGGGGCCGCCGGGGGTTTTCCCGCAAGGTCCGGGAATGGCTCCGCAGTTTGCAGCAGGCAGACCGGGCGGACGATTCGACCCGAATGCTCCTCCGATGGGCTTCGGTCGCCGAGGAGAGCGCGGATTCGGCGGACCCCAAGGGCAAGGTCGACCGGGACCTGGCGGAGGACCCGGGTTTCGAGGGGGCAATTTGCTGGATGCTGTTGGATTGAAAACCAACGAAAACAAGGCCGACCATACGGCACTGTTTCGACTGCTGGAGGTTTTAAATAAATGTCCGGATGAGACCTTCCCGCAGGAGATTGAGAAGGTGCTGGATGTGGACCAGGTGCTGCGGTATCTGGCGGTGTCCGTGATGATTGTGCATTTAGACAACTATATCGGGATGGGACACAATTATTACCTGTATGAGACAAACGGACGCTTTACGATTCTGCCGTGGGATTTGAATATGGCCTTCGGGACCTTTGGAATGGGCCTTGCACGGGATGCGGCGGACTTTTACATTGATGAGCCGGTGACCAATTCCTTTGAATCCCGCCCGCTGGTGTATCGGCTTTTGTCTTATCCTCCATACAGGGAGCGGTACCACCAGTATTTAAAAGACCTGCTGGACGGCCCCTTTGCAGAAGGAGTATTAGAAGAACGAATTGACAAACTGGCGGCGCTGGTGCGTCCGTATGTGCAGAAAGATGAACTGAAGTTTTTTACGCTGGAGGATTTTGAAAAAGGGCTGAACGAGGGCTCTGCATTCGGCGGGGGCTGGATGAGGCCGCAGGCGGGCAATCCGAATCCGTCCGGGCCGATGGGGCCTCAAGGCGGGCAGCCGGCGCCGGCAGAAAGGGCTAATCGCGGCGGGCGTTTTGGGTTCGGACAGCGCGGCCCCGGCTTCGGCGGACCGCCCGGAATGCAGGCCCCGGGATTAAAATCGTTTATCGCCAAACGGCGGCTGTCCGTCCGCCGGCAGCTGAGCGGCGAAATCCCTTCCAGGCCGACCGAAGAGGAGCGGCAGCAAATGATGCCGAGATTCCCGGGGATGCCGCCGATGCAGGAGGGCAATCGATGA